Proteins found in one Arachis stenosperma cultivar V10309 chromosome 8, arast.V10309.gnm1.PFL2, whole genome shotgun sequence genomic segment:
- the LOC130944295 gene encoding vesicle transport v-SNARE 12-like isoform X1: protein MSAVFEGYERQYCELSSNLSRQCSAASSLDGGKQKKQKISEIKAGMDDGDTLIRKMELEARSLQASMKASLLVKLREYKTDLNNLKSELKRITSAANNNKDELLELGQADTLADHRGRLVMSTERLNQSSERIKESRRSMLETEELGAAILQDLHQQRQSLLHAHNTLHGVDDNIDKSKKILTAISRRMSRNKWILGSFMAAIVLAIIVILTIKLSR from the exons ATGAGTGCGGTGTTTGAAGGTTACGAGCGTCAATACTGTGAGCTGTCTTCAAATCTGTCAAGACAATGCAGTGCAGCCTCTTCTCTTGATGGAGGTA AGCAGAAGAAGCAGAAAATTTCTGAAATAAAAGCTGGAATGGATGATGGTGATACATTG ATTCGAAAAATGGAGCTTGAAGCTAGGAGTTTGCAAGCAAGCATGAAGGCATCTCTTCTTGTCAAGTTAAGGGAATACAAAACCGATTTGAACAACTTGAAAAGTGAGCTTAAAAGAATCACATCGGctgctaataataataaagatgaGTTGTTGGAATTGGGACAGGCTGATACATTGGCG GATCACAGAGGAAGACTGGtgatgtctacagagagattGAATCAGTCGTCTGAAAGAATAAAGGAGAGCAGGAGAAGCATGCTGGAAACAGAGGAGCTTGGCGCCGCCATCCTCCAAGATTTGCATCAACAACGCCAGTCACTACTTCATGCCCACAACACG CTTCATGGAGTGGATGATAATATCGATAAAAGCAAGAAGATTTTGACAGCCATCTCAAGAAGGATGAGTAGGAATAAATGGATTCTTGGCTCCTTCATGGCAGCCATAGTCCTTGCAATTATAGTTATCTTAACCATTAAACTCTCTCGTTAG
- the LOC130944295 gene encoding vesicle transport v-SNARE 11-like isoform X2 produces the protein MSAVFEGYERQYCELSSNLSRQCSAASSLDGEQKKQKISEIKAGMDDGDTLIRKMELEARSLQASMKASLLVKLREYKTDLNNLKSELKRITSAANNNKDELLELGQADTLADHRGRLVMSTERLNQSSERIKESRRSMLETEELGAAILQDLHQQRQSLLHAHNTLHGVDDNIDKSKKILTAISRRMSRNKWILGSFMAAIVLAIIVILTIKLSR, from the exons ATGAGTGCGGTGTTTGAAGGTTACGAGCGTCAATACTGTGAGCTGTCTTCAAATCTGTCAAGACAATGCAGTGCAGCCTCTTCTCTTGATGGAG AGCAGAAGAAGCAGAAAATTTCTGAAATAAAAGCTGGAATGGATGATGGTGATACATTG ATTCGAAAAATGGAGCTTGAAGCTAGGAGTTTGCAAGCAAGCATGAAGGCATCTCTTCTTGTCAAGTTAAGGGAATACAAAACCGATTTGAACAACTTGAAAAGTGAGCTTAAAAGAATCACATCGGctgctaataataataaagatgaGTTGTTGGAATTGGGACAGGCTGATACATTGGCG GATCACAGAGGAAGACTGGtgatgtctacagagagattGAATCAGTCGTCTGAAAGAATAAAGGAGAGCAGGAGAAGCATGCTGGAAACAGAGGAGCTTGGCGCCGCCATCCTCCAAGATTTGCATCAACAACGCCAGTCACTACTTCATGCCCACAACACG CTTCATGGAGTGGATGATAATATCGATAAAAGCAAGAAGATTTTGACAGCCATCTCAAGAAGGATGAGTAGGAATAAATGGATTCTTGGCTCCTTCATGGCAGCCATAGTCCTTGCAATTATAGTTATCTTAACCATTAAACTCTCTCGTTAG
- the LOC130946250 gene encoding pentatricopeptide repeat-containing protein At5g61400, which translates to MWKLKYVVGRLSPNRTLPTALRLVNHASTQRHPPQPSSTVISQTNFSRAISLTKQLILSNSHTACSSLFHALTHSQAPNFVSVLIVAFCELGHVQEALSVYRNVSSLPLLKACNALLHALVNTHRFDSLWEVYGDMVSRGFSPTVVSYGILMQCCCSQADSVGARKLFDEMLHRKIEPTVVVYTIMIRVLCNEGRMGDAEGVFRLMRESGVAPNLYTYKTLMDGYGKVANVIRVFELYAEMLWHGLHPNVVTFSTMIDILCKVVGDLKTARNCFVYMAKFGVVPNAYAYNSLIDGYCKAGNLSEAMRWKLEMERSKISPDVFTYNILIKGLCESGRFEEAEGLMQKMEAAGVLANSVTYNVMIDGYCKKGNMEKAIEVCSEMVERKIEPNVITYSTLIDGFCKNRSVNAAMGMYTEMVIKGLVPDVVTYTALIDGHCKHGNMKEAFRLLKEMLDAGLTPNAFTFSCLIDGLLKDGRTSDAIKLFLEKTGAGFAGVKMHSSLYSPNNVTYAILVQDMVKTGVVQNASVHRVLSRGYQENGYLRSAHLCSEYLMEEDDIQHS; encoded by the exons ATGTGGAAGTTGAAGTACGTCGTTGGTCGTCTTAGTCCCAATCGCACACTCCCGACTGCCCTACGCCTCGTCAACCACGCTTCCACCCAACGCCACCCTCCTCAACCTTCCTCAACCGTCATCTCTCAAACCAACTTCTCCAGAGCCATCTCACTCACCAAACAACTCATCCTCTCCAATTCCCACACCGCCTGCTCCTCCCTCTTCCACGCGCTCACCCACTCCCAAGCCCCCAACTTCGTTTCCGTCCTCATAGTCGCCTTCTGCGAATTGGGTCATGTCCAAGAAGCTCTTTCGGTGTATAGAAACGTCTCTTCTTTGCCTCTCTTGAAGGCTTGCAACGCGCTTCTTCACGCCCTCGTCAACACCCACAGATTTGATTCACTGTGGGAGGTCTATGGGGACATGGTGTCGCGTGGATTCTCCCCTACCGTTGTGAGCTACGGCATTTTGATGCAGTGCTGCTGCAGCCAAGCTGATTCTGTTGGTGCACGCAAGCTATTTGATGAAATGCTCCACCGCAAAATTGAACCAACCGTTGTGGTTTACACTATTATGATCCGTGTTCTTTGTAATGAGGGTCGAATGGGAGATGCCGAGGGCGTCTTCCGTTTGATGAGGGAATCCGGAGTGGCGCCTAATTTGTACACTTATAAGACTCTCATGGATGGTTATGGCAAGGTAGCTAATGTGATCCGGGTTTTCGAGTTGTATGCTGAAATGCTTTGGCATGGATTGCACCCTAATGTTGTCACATTTAGTACTATGATAGATATTTTGTGCAAGGTGGTGGGGGATCTGAAAACGGCAAGGAATTGCTTTGTGTATATGGCAAAATTCGGGGTTGTCCCTAATGCATATGCTTATAATTCTTTGATTGATGGATACTGTAAGGCTGGGAACTTGTCAGAAGCAATGCGTTGGAAGCTAGAAATGGAAAGGTCTAAAATCTCTCCGGATGTTTTCACTTACAATATACTCATTAAGGGTCTGTGCGAATCGGGGAGATTCGAAGAAGCTGAGGGTTTGATGCAGAAGATGGAGGCTGCAGGAGTTCTTGCGAATTCTGTGACATATAATGTGATGATTGATGGGTACTGCAAGAAAGGCAATATGGAGAAGGCCATTGAGGTGTGCTCTGAAATGGTTGAAAGGAAAATTGAACCCAATGTCATAACGTATTCTACGTTGATTGATGGGTTTTGCAAGAACAGGAGTGTAAATGCTGCAATGGGCATGTACACAGAAATGGTAATCAAAGGTCTTGTGCCGGATGTGGTGACTTACACAGCTCTGATTGACGGGCATTGCAAGCACGGGAACATGAAAGAGGCTTTCAGGCTGCTCAAGGAGATGCTTGATGCAGGATTAACACCAAATGCGTTTACATTTAGTTGTTTAATTGATGGCCTTCTGAAAGACGGAAGAACATCTGATGCAATCAAACTGTTCTTGGAGAAAACCGGAGCTGGTTTTGCTGGAGTTAAAATGCATAGCAGCCTGTATTCTCCAAACAATGTGACGTATGCGATTTTAGTTCAAG ACATGGTGAAGACGGGGGTTGTGCAAAACGCTTCGGTACATCGTGTATTGTCTAGGGGCTATCAAGAGAATGGATATTTGAGATCAGCTCATTTGTGTTCTGAGTATTTAATGGAAGAAGATGATATTCAGCATTCTTAA
- the LOC130944294 gene encoding putative pentatricopeptide repeat-containing protein At1g74400 produces the protein MTPLKWFTPLVQRSVNKLVYVPMSTSNRKAQFHNILKPPKPNQTLKKYLDGNNPTKVLLHFRYLMRERTTFNSIDSFTFLFALKACNKRHSSIHGKQLHGLITKFGYKDIVQLQTSLLKVYAEGGNLCSAHQVFDEMPTKNIVCWTSLISAYVDNHKPNKALETFRMMQMDNVEPDQVTVTVALSACADTGALELGNSIHNFIRRKGGLKIDLCLNNALINMYAKCGDITTARRLFDSTKIKDVTTWTSMIVGHALHGQAYEALELFSEMNTGFNIVPNDVTFIGVLMACSHAGLVEEGKQHFRSMTEDYGIRPREAHFGCMVDLLCRGGCLKDAYYFIMEMPVHSNAVIWRTLLGACSLHGELELAAEAREKLLKLDPDYVGDSVALSNIYADKRMWNNKMIARNQIKQSRAPGCSSIEVTSGVGEFVIVNNP, from the coding sequence ATGACACCCTTGAAATGGTTCACCCCTTTGGTTCAAAGGAGTGTGAACAAGTTGGTTTATGTACCCATGTCTACGTCGAATCGCAAAGCCCAGTTCCACAATATCCTCAAGCCACCAAAGCCAAACCAGACCCTTAAGAAGTACCTTGATGGCAACAACCCCACCAAAGTGCTGCTACACTTCAGATATTTGATGAGAGAAAGAACCACTTTCAACTCAATAGACAGCTTCACTTTCCTGTTTGCCCTCAAAGCCTGCAACAAGAGACATTCCTCAATCCATGGAAAACAATTGCATGGTCTCATCACAAAATTTGGATACAAAGACATAGTCCAACTCCAGACATCACTTCTGAAAGTGTATGCTGAAGGGGGAAACCTGTGCAGTGCCCACCAAGTATTTGATGAAATGCCCACTAAGAACATTGTATGTTGGACCTCTTTGATTTCTGCATATGTTGACAATCATAAACCCAACAAAGCCTTAGAGACGTTCAGGATGATGCAGATGGACAATGTCGAACCTGATCAAGTCACAGTAACAGTTGCTCTCTCTGCATGTGCTGATACTGGGGCACTGGAACTGGGTAATTCGATTCATAATTTCATCCGGCGCAAAGGAGGGCTGAAAATAGATTTGTGCTTGAATAATGCTCTCATTAACATGTATGCTAAATGTGGGGATATCACTACAGCAAGGAGATTGTTTGACAGCACAAAGATCAAAGATGTCACAACTTGGACGTCCATGATTGTGGGGCATGCGCTGCATGGTCAAGCATATGAAGCTCTTGAGCTTTTCTCAGAAATGAACACGGGCTTCAACATAGTCCCAAACGATGTAACCTTCATAGGAGTTTTAATGGCTTGCAGCCATGCAggattggttgaggaagggaagCAACATTTCAGAAGTATGACCGAGGATTACGGCATTCGGCCTAGAGAGGCCCACTTTGGCTGCATGGTGGATCTCTTATGTAGAGGTGGTTGTCTAAAAGACGCATATTACTTTATTATGGAGATGCCGGTGCACTCTAATGCAGTCATTTGGCGAACCTTGCTGGGGGCTTGCAGCCTCCATGGTGAACTGGAGCTAGCTGCAGAAGCTCGGGAGAAACTGCTCAAGTTGGACCCTGACTATGTGGGTGATAGTGTTGCTTTGTCCAATATTTATGCAGATAAAAGGATGTGGAATAACAAGATGATTGCTAGGAATCAGATCAAACAATCAAGAGCTCCTGGTTGCAGTTCCATTGAGGTGACAAGTGGAGTTGGTGAATTTGTAATTGTCAATAATCCTTAG
- the LOC130944293 gene encoding galactoside 2-alpha-L-fucosyltransferase-like, with amino-acid sequence MKRVHHRNHHQEQKKCPSRIMMRLAGLCVFSTIILSVVFSLSLVLRDPPSDAVPISVPRWSDDAQTDKLLAGLLPAGFDETSCLSRYDSLINRKGLSAKPSSYLISRLRKYEALHRECGPYTQSYNKTVKDLRSGVPSQSSSAACKYVVWISYSGLGNRILTIASAFLYALLTNRVLLIDPGLDMTDLFCEPFPDASWFLPPDFPLRAQFHDLNQKSAHCYGKMIKDKSVTASAVPSFVYLHLAHDYDDQDKLFFCDEDQRFLDQVPWLLVRTDNYFVPSLFLMPSFEQELNQLFPNRETVFHFLARYLFHPTNRVWGLVIRYYEAYLANVDERVGIQIRVFDTGTGPFQHVLDQILACVFKENLLPDVNRKQATISSSGKPKSKAVLMTSLSSGYSEKVRDMYWEFPTTTGEAVGVFQPSHEGYQQTENQMHNQKAWAEMYLLSLTDVLVTSSWSTFGYVAQGLGGLKPWILYKPENKTAPDPPCQRAMSMEPCFHAPPFYDCKAKKGIDTGKLVPHVRHCEDMSWGLKLVHNYA; translated from the exons ATGAAGAGGGTTCATCACAGGAATCATCATCAGGAGCAGAAGAAATGCCCTTCCAGGATAATGATGCGCCTCGCCGGTTTGTGCGTCTTCTCCACAATCATCCTCTCCGTCGTCTTCTCCCTCTCCCTCGTCCTTCGAGATCCTCCCTCCGACGCCGTCCCCATATCTGTGCCCC GTTGGAGTGACGATGCTCAAACAGATAAGCTGCTTGCTGGTCTTCTACCTGCTGGATTCGATGAAACCTCTTGTCTAAGCAGATATGATTCGCTCATTAATCGCAAAGGATTATCAGCAAAACCTTCTTCATACCTCATTTCTAGATTAAGAAAATATGAAGCGCTCCACAGAGAATGTGGACCTTATACTCAATCCTACAATAAAACAGTGAAAGATCTGAGGTCCGGCGTTCCAAGCCAGTCATCTTCGGCTGCTTGTAAATATGTAGTGTGGATTTCATACAGCGGTTTAGGGAATAGGATATTGACCATTGCTTCTGCATTCCTTTATGCTCTCCTCACCAACCGTGTTCTCTTGATTGATCCGGGACTTGACATGACTGATCTCTTTTGCGAGCCCTTCCCAGACGCTTCCTGGTTCCTTCCTCCCGATTTCCCTCTTCGTGCTCAATTCCATGATCTCAATCAGAAATCTGCTCACTGCTATGGGAAAATGATCAAGGATAAATCAGttacagcatctgcagtccctTCTTTTGTGTACCTTCATCTAGCGCATGACTATGACGATCAAGACAAGCTATTCTTCTGCGATGAAGACCAACGTTTTCTTGATCAGGTACCTTGGTTATTAGTCAGAACAGATAATTACTTCGTTCCGTCGCTATTCTTGATGCCGTCTTTTGAGCAGGAACTGAATCAGCTGTTTCCAAATAGGGAAACAGTTTTCCATTTCTTAGCTAGGTATCTGTTCCACCCCACAAATAGAGTATGGGGACTAGTCATTAGATACTATGAAGCTTATTTAGCTAATGTGGATGAGAGAGTAGGCATACAGATTAGAGTGTTTGACACCGGAACAGGTCCATTTCAACATGTATTGGATCAGATCTTAGCTTGTGTTTTCAAGGAGAATCTATTACCCGATGTTAACAGGAAGCAGGCTACTATTAGTTCATCAGGAAAGCCGAAGTCGAAAGCAGTACTCATGACATCCTTAAGCTCTGGTTATTCCGAAAAGGTCAGAGATATGTACTGGGAATTTCCCACCACGACGGGAGAAGCAGTTGGCGTTTTCCAGCCAAGCCATGAAGGATATCAACAAACTGAGAATCAGATGCACAACCAAAAAGCTTGGGCAGAAATGTACCTCTTAAGCTTAACCGATGTGTTGGTTACTAGCTCATGGTCTACTTTTGGCTATGTGGCACAGGGACTGGGAGGTTTAAAACCATGGATACTATACAAGCCTGAGAATAAAACAGCTCCAGATCCTCCTTGTCAACGTGCTATGTCGATGGAGCCATGTTTCCATGCTCCTCCCTTTTATGACTGCAAGGCTAAGAAAGGAATTGACACCGGTAAACTTGTTCCACATGTTAGGCACTGTGAGGATATGAGCTGGGGTCTTAAGCTTGTACATAACTATGCGTAG
- the LOC130944297 gene encoding uncharacterized protein LOC130944297, with protein sequence MGKDSKPKESGKGKGKQAASGSDENASKGKGKGAKSADGLGTCTYVKARHILCEKQGKINEAYKKLQDGWLENGDKVPPAEFAKVAQEYSECPSGKKGGDLGWFPRGKMAGPFQDVAFATPIGATSAPFKSTHGYHIILCEGRKN encoded by the exons ATGGGAAAAGACTCAAAGCCAAAGGAGTCTGGAAAGGGAAAGGGGAAACAAGCAGCAAGTGGAAGTGATGAGAATGCTTCTAAGGGCAAAGGAAAAGGTGCCAAAAGTGCAGATGGGCTTGGTACCTGCACCTATGTCAAAG CAAGGCACATCCTGTGTGAGAAGCAAGGTAAGATTAATGAGGCATACAAGAAGCTGCAGGATGGTTGGCTTGAAAATGGAGATAAGGTCCCACCAGCAGAGTTTGCAAAG GTAGCCCAGGAATATTCTGAATGTCCATCAGGAAAGAAGGGTGGAGACCTTGGATGGTTTCCACGAGGAAAGATGGCTGGACCGTTTCAGGATGTAGCATTTGCCACGCCTATTGGAGCCACCAGTGCTCCATTCAAGTCAAC GCATGGGTACCATATTATATTATGTGAAGGAAGGAAGAACTGA
- the LOC130943772 gene encoding uncharacterized protein LOC130943772 has product MPPSSPSMASTLRAYALPLILFAFAMLYQLLLIPNYFPPSHYDVLKIDTYSPVDKVRDSYHTLQSNWNSSPKVPDTCQFLKIQYAYELLTNPLWKRDYDLFGIDDQLHILENASKNCAGKRISELDLPLLDVPPPSGPIDHSHKVITALDFQSIFPVTKPWLIQLYSSGSKHCAQFSESWNKIASLLHPFANTGMVELGEVQLAVYLADKRSTGKPYFRNGIPYLLAIPPGCRDVKCFSRFDGELTVDKVTNWFATTVLALPQINYYSKESLVPKLFGKSSHHKVKVIFFTKSGERAAPFIRQAAKDYWDYASFAFILWREEESSYWMGAFGVESAPAVVFLKDPGVKPVVHHGSVDNSFFLKMMENNKQQELPQLRSVTSMELGCDPHGYSRAGYDTIIWYCAIAVGRPGLALNKMRETMCRVKETLSKPNEADASSDNQTLAPAVEVIKRKRLTFAWLDGEKQKDFCRFYLGPASEQTCGQHTGVDDIPQLFIIRYLRNSSAMDTKTQEKPTWKSLLMKDLEGEHDQAGQFVARYKGASDISEISQWIASIIKDGDTRELPFFTLRTPALVPDDKDPGWSRTAQKVPLENLKQRIQGVVRGLLVYQEDPRIGPFLLLGALISMGSIWFRRNQAQTSESNPQSQPSSEEPSQDERNQRPRDGLRRRQTKDSTKNQHPSMTDSEPKGAYQIPLSDSESE; this is encoded by the exons ATGCCTCCTTCTTCGCCATCAATGGCTTCCACTCTCAGAGCCTACGCCCTCCCTCTCATTCTCTTCGCCTTCGCCATGCTCTACCAGCTTCTCCTCATTCCCAATTATTTCCCCCCTTCCCACTACGACG TGCTCAAAATCGACACCTATAGTCCGGTCGACAAAGTCAGAGACTCTTACCACACTCTTCAATCCAATTG GAATTCGAGTCCCAAAGTTCCTGATACTTGTCAGTTCTTAAAG ATTCAATATGCTTATGAGTTGCTGACAAATCCCTTGTGGAAAAGAGATTATGACCTATTTGGGATTGATGATCAACTT CATATTCTTGAGAATGCCAGCAAGAATTGTGCTGGAAAACGCATTTCGGAATTGGATCTCCCTCTACTAGATGTCCCTCCTCCTTCTG GGCCTATTGATCATTCTCATAAAGTCATTACCGCACTAGACTTCCAGTCTATATTTCCAGTTACAAAGCCATGGCTAATTCAG TTATATTCATCGGGGAGCAAACACTGTGCTCAATTTTCAGAATCCTGGAATAAAATTG CTTCTCTATTGCATCCGTTTGCAAATACTGGTATGGTGGAACTTGGTGAGGTGCAATTAGCTGTCTACCTAGCTGATAAAAGATCAACAGGAAAACCTTACTTCAGAAATG GAATTCCATATCTTCTTGCTATTCCTCCCGGATGCCGTGATGTAAAATGTTTTAGTAG GTTTGATGGAGAGCTTACTGTGGACAAGGTTACAAATTGGTTTGCAACAACTGTACTGGCTTTACCTCAAATTAACTACTACTCGAAGGAGTCACTG GTGCCAAAACTTTTTGGAAAGAGTAGTCATCATAAG GTAAAAGTAATCTTTTTCACAAAATCTGGGGAACGTGCTGCTCCATTTATTCGACAAGCAGCAAAAGACTATTGGGATTATGCTTCATTCGCATTCATTCTTTGGCGGGAAGAGGAGTCTTCCTATTGGATGGGAGC atttggCGTAGAATCTGCACCTGCTGTCGTATTTCTTAAAGACCCAGGTGTCAAACCTGTTGTGCACCATG GTTCAGTAGACAATTCATTTTTCTTGAAGATGATGGAAAATAATAAACAGCAAG aGCTTCCTCAATTAAGAAGTGTGACATCAATGGAGCTTGGTTGTGATCCCCATGGCTATTCTCGTGCTGGATATGATACAATTATTTGGTATTGCGCTATTGCAGTAGGAAGGCCAGGTCTTGCGCTGAACAAAATGCGTGAA ACTATGTGCAGGGTCAAAGAAACATTGTCTAAGCCTAATGAGGCAGATGCATCATCTGACAATCAAACCTTAGCTCCAGCTGTGGAGGTAATTAAAAGAAAGCGGTTGACGTTTGCTTGGCTTGATGGTGAAAAGCAAAAG GATTTTTGTCGATTTTACCTTGGTCCGGCTAGCGAGCAGACTTGTGGACAACACACGGGCGTTGATGATATTCCTCAGTTATTTATTATTCGTTACCTGAGGAATAGCAGTGCTATGGATACCAAGACACAGGAAAAACCGACATGGAAATCTCTGCTGATGAAAGATCTAGAGGGTGAACATGATCAAGCAGGCCAGTTTGTAGCTAGATATAAGGGTGCAAGTGATATCTCAGAG ATAAGCCAATGGATTGCAAGTATAATAAAAGATGGTGACACAAGAGAATTACCATTCTTT ACACTACGAACTCCAGCTCTTGTTCCAGATGACAAAGATCCTGGTTGGTCCAGAACTGCGCAAAAGGTTCCTTTGGAAAATCTCAAGCAGAGGATTCAGGGTGTTGTTAGAGGACTTTTGGTTTACCAAGAGGATCCAAGAATTGGTCCTTTCTTGCTTCTGGGAGCATTAATTTCTATGGGTTCCATCTGGTTCCGAAGGAACCAAGCTCAGACATCTGAATCAAATCCACAAAGTCAACCAAGTTCTGAG GAACCTTCCCAGGATGAAAGAAATCAGAGACCAAGAGATGGTCTCCGAAGGCGGCAAACTAAAGATTCGACTAAAAATCAGCATCCTTCTATGACGGATTCGGAACCAAAGGGTGCTTATCAAATACCACTTTCAGATTCTGAATCTGAGTAG
- the LOC130946907 gene encoding transcription factor MYB41-like — protein sequence MGRSPCCSHEHVRKGAWTLEEDEKLKAYIHTYGPGSWRTLPDKAGLARCGKSCRLRWFNYLRPGIKRGRLSRDEEETILRLHALLGNKWSAIAKHLPNRTDNEIKNYWNSSLNKNNHLLHTPQQQQLLVPCLLNKMANSFSGNQAAKALFSKLMNGDEKGEAIQAFSVPADHHSWHCAESCNSTLSFLDDSIAEAPEFIQMLRYEDERISLYMQDL from the coding sequence ATGGGAAGGTCTCCTTGCTGCAGCCATGAGCATGTGAGGAAGGGTGCTTGGACTCTTGAAGAAGATGAGAAGCTGAAAGCATACATTCACACTTATGGCCCTGGAAGCTGGCGCACCTTGCCCGACAAAGCTGGCCTTGCAAGATGTGGAAAGAGTTGCAGACTGAGGTGGTTTAACTACCTCAGACCTGGCATTAAGAGAGGCCGATTGAGCAGAGATGAGGAGGAGACCATCCTAAGACTCCATGCACTTCTTGGCAACAAGTGGTCCGCTATTGCCAAGCACTTGCCTAATCGAACTGACAACGAGATCAAGAACTACTGGAACTCTTCTCTCAACAAGAACAACCACTTATTACACACTCCTCAGCAGCAGCAGCTTCTTGTGCCATGCTTACTCAACAAAATGGCCAATTCCTTCTCTGGCAACCAAGCTGCAAAAGCACTCTTCTCCAAGCTAATGAATGGTGACGAAAAGGGTGAGGCTATTCAAGCCTTTTCTGTTCCAGCAGATCATCACAGTTGGCACTGCGCTGAGTCCTGTAATTCTACATTGAGTTTTCTAGATGACAGCATTGCAGAAGCTCCTGAATTTATTCAAATGTTAAGGTATGAGGATGAGAGAATAAGCCTGTACATGCAGGATTTGTAA